A window from Salvia miltiorrhiza cultivar Shanhuang (shh) chromosome 2, IMPLAD_Smil_shh, whole genome shotgun sequence encodes these proteins:
- the LOC131011015 gene encoding RING-H2 finger protein ATL80-like, with translation MTARSRELGGVTSPPSPSKNPSPPVETLDSDFVVILAALLCALICVLGLVAVARCAWIRRLSGRAAAPAQPTAPRRSTANKGLKKKVLKSLPKLTYGEDPEQTGKLSDCAICLAEFAAGEEIRVLPQCGHGFHVGCIDTWLGSHSSCPSCRQILVVARCQKCGNLPAAAEGGRS, from the coding sequence ATGACCGCTCGTTCACGGGAGCTCGGCGGCGTAACCTCACCGCCGTCGCCGTCCAAAAACCCCTCGCCGCCCGTGGAGACTCTCGACTCCGACTTCGTAGTGATCCTCGCGGCTCTCCTCTGCGCCCTAATCTGCGTGCTCGGCCTCGTCGCTGTCGCGCGCTGCGCCTGGATCCGCCGCCTATCGGGGAGGGCGGCGGCGCCCGCGCAGCCGACGGCGCCGCGACGGTCGACCGCCAACAAAGGCCTGAAGAAGAAGGTGCTGAAGTCGCTGCCGAAGCTGACCTACGGCGAGGACCCGGAGCAGACCGGGAAGCTCTCCGACTGCGCCATTTGCCTGGCGGAATTCGCCGCCGGCGAAGAAATCCGCGTGCTACCGCAGTGCGGCCACGGATTCCACGTCGGCTGCATCGACACGTGGCTCGGATCGCACTCTTCGTGCCCATCCTGCCGCCAGATTCTGGTTGTGGCGCGGTGCCAGAAATGCGGCAATctgccggcggcggcggagggcgGCCGGAGTTGA